The Streptomyces cynarae genome contains a region encoding:
- a CDS encoding DUF4365 domain-containing protein: protein MAIAQPERGGLLPERTAPHRGTLATTACMETLQVGYLHAVAAAAGCSLSQPFPDNGIDWHVSHSAPGHTVDDEVTIKVQLKCTYQIPPNPPGRFFSFTLDNEHLRKLARTPVAVHKILVVMIVPRTQDQWLRAGHDRLDLRHCCYWTNLAGHPVTGRHRTTVRVPTSRIFDDRALCEIMTRVGTGGRP from the coding sequence ATGGCGATAGCGCAGCCCGAGCGGGGCGGGCTGCTGCCCGAGCGGACGGCACCCCATCGCGGCACACTCGCGACCACCGCCTGCATGGAGACACTGCAGGTCGGCTATCTGCACGCGGTCGCCGCGGCGGCCGGCTGCTCGCTGTCCCAGCCCTTCCCGGACAACGGCATCGACTGGCACGTCAGCCACAGCGCACCCGGTCACACGGTCGACGACGAGGTCACCATCAAGGTGCAGCTGAAGTGCACGTACCAGATACCGCCGAACCCCCCGGGCCGCTTCTTCTCCTTCACGCTCGACAACGAGCACCTGCGGAAGCTCGCCCGCACCCCCGTCGCCGTGCACAAGATCCTCGTCGTGATGATCGTCCCCCGGACCCAGGACCAGTGGCTGCGGGCCGGTCACGACCGCCTGGACCTGCGGCACTGCTGCTACTGGACCAACCTCGCCGGACACCCGGTCACGGGCCGGCACCGCACCACCGTGCGCGTGCCGACCTCGCGCATCTTCGACGACCGCGCCCTGTGCGAGATCATGACCCGGGTCGGAACGGGAGGCAGACCGTGA
- a CDS encoding 3'-5' exonuclease yields MTFWYEGPLAAFDTETTGVDVETDRIVSAAVVVQDAPGTRPRLSRWLVNPGVPVPAEATAVHGLTEEHLQRNGRWPSPVMEEIARELGEQAMRGRPLVVMNAPFDLTLLDRELRRHRASSLERWFVSAPLRVLDPRVLDKHLDRYRKGRRTLTDLCAHYGVALEGAHDAAADALAAMEVVRALGRRFATRLERLSPAELHTLQANWHAAQARGLQAWFARSGSEEIVSTEWPLRPELPAAA; encoded by the coding sequence ATGACGTTCTGGTACGAGGGCCCGCTCGCCGCGTTCGACACGGAGACCACCGGCGTGGACGTCGAGACCGACCGGATCGTGTCGGCCGCCGTCGTCGTCCAGGACGCTCCGGGAACCCGGCCGCGGTTGAGCCGCTGGCTGGTGAACCCGGGGGTGCCGGTGCCCGCGGAGGCGACGGCAGTGCACGGCTTGACGGAGGAGCACCTGCAACGCAACGGCCGCTGGCCGTCGCCGGTGATGGAGGAGATAGCCCGGGAGCTGGGCGAGCAGGCGATGCGGGGCCGGCCGCTGGTGGTGATGAACGCGCCGTTCGATCTGACGCTGCTGGACCGGGAGTTGCGGCGTCATCGCGCGTCCTCGCTGGAGCGCTGGTTCGTGTCGGCGCCGCTGCGCGTGCTCGACCCGCGGGTGCTCGACAAGCACCTGGACCGCTACCGCAAGGGCCGCCGCACGCTCACCGACCTGTGCGCGCACTACGGGGTGGCGCTGGAGGGGGCGCACGACGCGGCGGCGGACGCGCTGGCCGCGATGGAGGTCGTGCGGGCCCTCGGCCGCCGTTTCGCGACCCGACTGGAACGTCTCTCCCCCGCGGAGCTGCACACGCTCCAGGCCAACTGGCATGCGGCGCAGGCGCGCGGGCTTCAGGCGTGGTTCGCGCGCAGCGGCTCGGAGGAGATCGTCAGCACGGAGTGGCCGCTGCGGCCGGAGCTGCCGGCGGCGGCGTAG
- a CDS encoding DUF2207 domain-containing protein produces the protein MGAAKGDRSKPIGTLTRGRRRFTWLKVFFVALLLGGVVALFWTGGNVERVTTMWVGAEVAADGSIRVTEVIDYDFGHPGTTRHGIYRDLPDLMDDQEYAKVAATMDGHRVPWEFDVGDYYEAPDGQREIATRIKVGDPGGSVTGVHRYRLQYTLTDVVKKGRIAWDAVGTGWRVDRSNVQIHVVAPYELTGTRCVRGTNGSQDPCTAREDGPGRLHVTLDRLKGHEGVTLYATGGRKLTGARPALPAPPSGKAVGTTVGSPWRVALLAFALTLVGAAAMIWLLRLIGRDRIAEEAPDGTPGRTRRVALERRAASLTPSSVPPEGLSPAEGGILLAERVESHHQVAWLLGAAIEGRIAIEGSEEHPTLKRREPADASYDAVARVVLGSIFSGRDSVTLGLRDARFRSAWQSLHHELTAWHESSDLWDQTSARLARAGRRVGIAATLLGVITTAVGALLGGGRNAAGWPVLVAGVIAVGAGLALWLRSWELYARTPRGTELWLRLEAFRRYLMDPSSHQGDEPLDEGRLELYTAWAVALDVAYAWDKAIAGSTVAPRRRSTATSGFVTGYALGLMTASSSSSAAPPSSSSRGGGGGGGGFGGGGDVGGGSGGGGGGSW, from the coding sequence TTGGGTGCTGCAAAGGGCGACAGAAGCAAGCCGATCGGGACCCTGACGAGGGGACGCAGGCGCTTCACCTGGCTCAAGGTCTTCTTCGTCGCGCTGCTGCTCGGCGGTGTCGTCGCGCTCTTTTGGACGGGCGGGAACGTGGAGCGTGTCACCACGATGTGGGTGGGCGCCGAGGTCGCGGCCGACGGCAGCATCCGCGTCACCGAGGTCATCGACTACGACTTCGGACACCCCGGCACCACCCGGCACGGCATCTACCGCGATCTGCCGGACCTGATGGACGACCAGGAGTACGCCAAGGTCGCCGCCACCATGGACGGCCACCGGGTTCCGTGGGAGTTCGACGTCGGCGACTACTACGAGGCGCCGGACGGCCAGCGGGAGATCGCCACCCGGATCAAGGTGGGCGACCCGGGCGGCTCCGTCACCGGCGTGCACCGCTACCGCCTTCAGTACACGCTCACGGACGTCGTGAAGAAGGGCAGGATCGCCTGGGACGCCGTCGGCACCGGATGGCGGGTCGACCGTTCGAACGTGCAGATCCACGTCGTGGCCCCTTACGAACTCACCGGCACACGCTGCGTGCGGGGCACCAACGGCTCCCAGGACCCCTGCACCGCCCGCGAGGACGGGCCCGGCCGGCTCCACGTCACCCTCGACCGGCTCAAGGGACACGAGGGCGTCACCCTCTACGCCACCGGTGGCCGGAAGCTGACCGGAGCGAGGCCTGCCCTGCCCGCGCCGCCTTCCGGGAAGGCCGTCGGCACGACCGTGGGGAGCCCGTGGCGGGTGGCCCTGCTCGCGTTCGCCCTCACGCTGGTCGGCGCCGCCGCCATGATCTGGCTGCTGCGCCTCATCGGCCGGGACCGGATCGCCGAGGAAGCACCCGACGGCACGCCCGGCCGCACGCGGCGCGTCGCCCTCGAACGGCGCGCCGCCTCGCTCACTCCGTCCTCCGTGCCCCCGGAGGGTCTGTCACCGGCCGAGGGTGGGATCCTGCTGGCCGAACGCGTCGAGAGCCACCATCAGGTGGCCTGGCTGCTCGGCGCTGCGATCGAGGGGCGCATCGCCATCGAGGGGAGCGAGGAGCATCCCACCCTCAAACGCCGTGAGCCGGCCGACGCGTCCTATGACGCGGTCGCCAGGGTCGTGCTGGGCAGCATCTTCTCGGGGCGCGACTCGGTCACCCTGGGTCTGCGCGACGCCCGCTTCAGGTCGGCCTGGCAGAGCCTCCACCACGAGCTGACGGCCTGGCACGAGAGCAGCGACCTGTGGGACCAGACCTCCGCGCGCCTGGCCCGCGCCGGACGCCGCGTCGGCATTGCCGCCACCCTGCTCGGCGTCATCACGACGGCCGTCGGGGCCCTGCTCGGCGGCGGCCGGAACGCGGCCGGCTGGCCGGTCCTCGTGGCGGGCGTGATCGCGGTGGGCGCCGGGCTGGCGTTGTGGCTGCGCTCCTGGGAGCTGTACGCCCGCACCCCCCGCGGCACCGAGCTCTGGCTCCGGCTGGAGGCGTTCCGGCGCTACCTCATGGACCCGTCCTCCCACCAGGGCGACGAGCCCCTCGACGAGGGACGACTGGAGCTGTACACCGCGTGGGCGGTGGCCCTGGACGTGGCGTACGCGTGGGACAAGGCCATCGCCGGCTCGACGGTCGCTCCCCGGCGCCGATCCACGGCGACTTCGGGTTTCGTCACCGGCTACGCCCTCGGCCTGATGACCGCCTCCTCGTCCTCCAGCGCCGCCCCGCCCTCCAGCAGCAGCCGCGGCGGCGGTGGAGGAGGCGGGGGATTCGGCGGGGGCGGGGACGTCGGCGGAGGCAGCGGAGGCGGGGGCGGAGGCTCCTGGTGA
- a CDS encoding SRPBCC family protein: protein MDRSRYRFRSLWALPAPPAAVYAVLERPEQYPRWWRQVRAVTRLDDTTGVVRVRSLLPYDLTFMMREARRDPAAGILEVALSGDVDGWARWTVTAAGSGTLARYDQAVHVNKPLLRRFAVPGRPVFRANHWLMMRSGRRGLVAHLEAV, encoded by the coding sequence ATGGACCGGAGCCGCTACCGCTTCCGCAGCCTGTGGGCCCTGCCCGCGCCGCCCGCCGCCGTGTACGCGGTGCTGGAGCGGCCCGAGCAGTATCCGCGCTGGTGGCGCCAGGTGCGCGCGGTGACCCGGCTCGACGACACGACCGGTGTCGTCCGGGTCCGCTCCCTGCTGCCGTACGACCTGACCTTCATGATGCGCGAGGCGCGGCGCGACCCGGCGGCCGGGATCCTGGAGGTCGCGCTGTCCGGTGACGTCGACGGCTGGGCACGCTGGACGGTCACCGCGGCCGGCTCCGGCACCCTCGCCCGCTACGACCAGGCAGTTCACGTGAACAAGCCGCTGCTCAGGAGGTTCGCCGTGCCGGGGCGGCCGGTCTTCCGCGCGAACCACTGGCTGATGATGCGGTCGGGGCGGCGCGGACTCGTCGCCCACCTGGAAGCGGTTTGA
- a CDS encoding exo-rhamnogalacturonan lyase family protein, whose amino-acid sequence MSPIPRRSLLKAAAVAGAAAQFSWAPGARDAQAAPRAEAADADPVTLDWLEDGGRGAAPGSTVGVPWPKGAYQEDQTFALTDENSKAVPVQSWPLAYWPDGSLKWTAHAVSSGSGKLTLTAGAPAAPDKKVTVDKSGDTIDISTGVITARIGKSGSTLIKSVTRGSTEIAKNGRLVLIRQPEMEDEDQGTVKTERFDGAISEVTVEQEGPVRAVVRIDGKHRKGDRGWLPFSIRLYFYAGADSFRMVHTITYDGTQEPGKASGDFIRGLGVRFTVPMRDAAYDRHIRIGGEGTGLLREAVQGITGLRRDPGAAVQAAQYAGQRLPDPSTWDQRVTTRLQYIPHWGDYTLSQLSADGFTLRKRTKKGYGWIGAGGGKRASGFGYVGGPSGGFSFGLRDFWEKFPAQLDIRDAHTDEAEVTLWLWSPEAQPMDLRFYHDGMGQDTYAKQLEGLNITYEDYEPEFGTPYGIARTSELLFWANAATPTPDQLADQVKAVRTLPQLAVPPGQLIKAKVFGPGLYSEPDRSTPAKAKIEDHLDFLFTYYKDQVEQRRWYGFWDYGDIMHTYDTVRHVWRYDIGGYAWDNSELSPDLWLWYAYLRSGRADIFRFAEAMTRHTGEVDVYHIGKWAGLGTRHGVQHFADSAKQQRIANTTYRRFYYFLTADERVGDLMRANVDSDETFLVLDPQRKVRTDPYTPDRHALSIGFGTDWSGLVSAWLTEWERKGPKWEKAKARVLSTMEGIAAQPNGFVQGSGLYDLDTGKFAVADKPVVSVSHLSAVFGLNELCAELNYLVDMPKFKEAYLDYCRYFNATKAEQKARYGSDFGSLLLFQGHSRLDAYAAVQTGDATLAKRAWSKFYNSDGYSESSPWKTESLSGPATLVAGSEAAWVSTNDTALYGLAAIENLALLGDKMPS is encoded by the coding sequence ATGTCTCCCATCCCCCGCAGGTCCCTCCTCAAGGCCGCCGCCGTCGCCGGAGCCGCCGCCCAGTTCAGCTGGGCGCCAGGGGCCAGGGACGCGCAGGCGGCGCCCAGAGCCGAGGCGGCCGACGCCGATCCGGTGACCCTCGACTGGCTCGAGGACGGCGGTCGCGGCGCCGCGCCCGGCTCCACCGTCGGCGTGCCCTGGCCGAAGGGCGCCTATCAGGAGGACCAGACGTTCGCCCTGACGGACGAGAACAGCAAGGCCGTACCCGTTCAGTCCTGGCCGCTCGCGTACTGGCCCGACGGCTCTCTCAAATGGACGGCTCATGCGGTCAGTTCCGGCAGCGGCAAGCTCACCCTCACCGCCGGGGCCCCCGCCGCCCCCGACAAGAAGGTCACCGTCGACAAGAGCGGCGACACCATCGACATATCGACCGGCGTCATCACCGCCAGGATCGGCAAGTCAGGCTCCACGCTGATCAAGTCGGTCACCCGCGGCTCCACCGAGATCGCCAAGAACGGCCGACTCGTCCTCATCCGCCAGCCGGAGATGGAGGACGAGGACCAGGGCACGGTGAAGACCGAGCGCTTCGACGGTGCGATCTCCGAGGTCACCGTCGAACAGGAAGGCCCCGTCCGGGCCGTCGTCCGCATCGACGGCAAGCACCGCAAGGGCGACCGCGGTTGGCTGCCGTTCTCCATCCGGCTCTACTTCTACGCGGGCGCCGACTCCTTCCGCATGGTGCACACCATCACCTACGACGGGACCCAGGAACCCGGCAAGGCGAGCGGCGACTTCATCCGCGGGCTCGGCGTGCGCTTCACCGTGCCGATGCGGGACGCCGCCTACGACCGGCACATCCGGATCGGCGGCGAGGGCACCGGTCTGCTGCGCGAGGCCGTGCAGGGCATCACCGGACTGCGCCGCGACCCGGGCGCGGCCGTGCAGGCGGCGCAGTACGCCGGACAGAGGCTGCCCGACCCCTCGACGTGGGACCAACGGGTCACGACCCGGCTCCAGTACATCCCGCACTGGGGCGACTACACCCTCTCGCAGCTCTCCGCCGACGGCTTCACTCTGCGCAAGCGCACCAAGAAGGGCTACGGCTGGATCGGCGCGGGTGGTGGCAAGCGGGCCTCCGGCTTCGGCTACGTCGGCGGACCGAGCGGCGGATTCTCCTTCGGCCTGAGGGACTTCTGGGAGAAGTTCCCCGCCCAGCTCGACATCCGCGACGCCCACACCGACGAGGCCGAGGTCACCCTCTGGCTCTGGTCGCCGGAGGCGCAGCCCATGGACCTGCGCTTCTACCACGACGGCATGGGCCAGGACACCTACGCCAAACAGCTCGAGGGCCTCAACATCACCTACGAGGACTACGAACCGGAGTTCGGCACCCCGTACGGCATCGCCCGCACGTCCGAACTCCTCTTCTGGGCCAACGCCGCCACCCCGACCCCCGACCAGCTCGCCGACCAGGTCAAGGCCGTCCGGACGCTGCCGCAGCTCGCCGTCCCGCCGGGGCAGCTCATCAAGGCCAAGGTCTTCGGCCCGGGCCTGTACTCCGAGCCCGACCGCTCCACGCCGGCCAAGGCGAAGATCGAGGATCACCTCGACTTCCTCTTCACCTACTACAAGGACCAGGTGGAGCAGCGCCGCTGGTACGGCTTCTGGGACTACGGCGACATCATGCACACCTACGACACCGTCCGGCATGTGTGGCGGTACGACATCGGCGGCTACGCCTGGGACAACTCCGAGCTGTCGCCCGACCTGTGGCTCTGGTACGCGTACCTGCGCAGCGGCCGCGCGGACATCTTCCGCTTCGCCGAGGCGATGACCCGGCACACCGGCGAGGTCGACGTCTACCACATCGGCAAGTGGGCCGGGCTCGGCACCCGGCACGGCGTGCAGCACTTCGCCGACAGCGCCAAACAGCAGCGCATCGCCAACACCACCTACCGGCGCTTCTACTACTTCCTCACCGCCGACGAGCGGGTCGGCGACCTCATGCGGGCCAACGTCGACTCCGACGAGACGTTCCTCGTCCTCGACCCGCAGCGCAAGGTACGCACCGACCCCTACACCCCCGACCGGCACGCCTTGTCGATCGGCTTCGGCACGGACTGGAGCGGCCTGGTGTCGGCCTGGCTGACCGAGTGGGAGCGCAAGGGCCCCAAGTGGGAGAAGGCCAAGGCGCGTGTCCTCTCCACGATGGAGGGCATCGCGGCCCAGCCCAACGGCTTCGTCCAGGGCAGCGGGCTGTACGACCTCGACACCGGCAAGTTCGCCGTCGCCGACAAACCGGTGGTGTCCGTCTCCCACCTCTCGGCCGTGTTCGGCCTCAACGAGCTGTGCGCCGAGCTCAACTACCTGGTCGACATGCCGAAGTTCAAGGAGGCGTACCTGGACTACTGCCGCTACTTCAACGCCACCAAGGCCGAGCAGAAGGCCCGCTACGGCTCAGACTTCGGCAGCCTGCTGCTCTTCCAGGGCCACTCACGCCTCGACGCGTACGCCGCCGTCCAGACCGGCGACGCGACGCTCGCCAAGCGGGCGTGGAGCAAGTTCTACAACTCCGACGGCTACTCCGAGTCCTCGCCGTGGAAGACGGAATCGCTGAGCGGCCCGGCCACGCTCGTCGCGGGCAGTGAGGCGGCCTGGGTGTCCACCAACGACACCGCGCTCTACGGCCTCGCCGCCATCGAGAACCTGGCTCTGCTCGGGGACAAGATGCCGTCGTAG
- a CDS encoding carbohydrate ABC transporter permease, whose translation MSTTTTTVRRPLGGPGRRRAGSLAWHLGALLVLAVVLYPVLWVIGASFKPSKDIINSLQLFPVHPILDNFKGLAKGIADIAIWTFFQNSLLYAVGAVVGILISCSLTAYAFARIRFAGRNLLFSLMIGTLLLPYHVLLIPQYVMFQKMQLINTYVPLLLGKYLATEAFFVFLMVQFMRSLPKELDEAARIDGCGHLRTYWSIVLPLCRPALITSAIFTFINAWNDFMGPLIYLNDPGKYTVSLGMMMFRDSDGVAANYGGMIAMSLVALLPVLLFFLAFQRYLIDGMATSGLKG comes from the coding sequence ATGAGCACCACCACGACCACCGTCCGCAGGCCGCTCGGCGGCCCCGGCCGCAGGCGCGCCGGTTCGCTCGCCTGGCACCTCGGTGCCCTGCTGGTCCTCGCGGTCGTCCTCTATCCCGTCCTCTGGGTGATCGGGGCGTCGTTCAAGCCCAGCAAGGACATCATCAACAGCCTGCAGCTGTTCCCCGTCCACCCCATCCTCGACAACTTCAAGGGCCTGGCCAAAGGCATAGCCGACATCGCCATCTGGACCTTCTTCCAGAACTCCCTCCTGTACGCCGTCGGCGCCGTCGTCGGCATCCTGATCTCCTGCTCGCTGACGGCGTACGCCTTCGCACGGATCAGGTTCGCGGGCCGCAACCTGCTGTTCTCGCTCATGATCGGCACGCTTCTGCTGCCGTACCACGTGCTGCTCATCCCGCAGTACGTGATGTTCCAGAAGATGCAGCTGATCAACACCTATGTGCCGCTGCTGCTCGGCAAGTACCTGGCCACGGAGGCGTTCTTCGTCTTCCTCATGGTGCAGTTCATGCGGAGTCTGCCGAAGGAACTGGACGAGGCCGCCAGGATCGACGGCTGCGGGCACCTGAGGACCTACTGGTCGATCGTGCTGCCGCTGTGCCGTCCCGCCCTCATCACCAGCGCGATCTTCACGTTCATCAACGCCTGGAACGACTTCATGGGCCCGCTGATCTACCTCAACGACCCCGGCAAGTACACCGTGTCCCTCGGCATGATGATGTTCCGTGACTCCGACGGCGTGGCCGCCAACTACGGCGGCATGATCGCGATGTCCCTGGTCGCGCTGCTGCCCGTGCTGCTCTTCTTCCTCGCCTTCCAGCGCTACCTCATCGACGGCATGGCGACCTCCGGACTGAAGGGCTGA
- a CDS encoding carbohydrate ABC transporter permease, with protein MGTPVTLVKDSPLDTRKTRSAAPAALKRRGRRENLAGYLFMSPWIAGFVLLTAGPMVASLYFAFTDYNLFNTPKWVGLDNFTRMFDDPRWQKSVEVTAKYVVIGTPLKLLLALGVALLLAQSRRGQAFYRAAFYAPSLIGASVSVAFVWRSIFSDDAIVDRTMSVFGIHVGGWVGNPDWILYCLVALTVWQFGAPMVIFLAGLKQVPKELHEAAAMDGAGAFRRFWNITLPMISPVLFFNVLLETIHSFQIFASAYVVSNTYCGPADATLVYTCYLYQQGFKNAQMGYASAMAWMLLLAVALVTAVLFWSQKKWVHYEEDAR; from the coding sequence ATGGGAACCCCCGTGACGCTCGTCAAGGACTCGCCTCTCGACACCCGGAAGACCCGTTCCGCCGCTCCCGCCGCCCTCAAGCGGCGGGGCCGCCGGGAGAACCTCGCCGGCTACCTCTTCATGTCCCCGTGGATCGCCGGCTTCGTGCTCCTGACCGCGGGACCCATGGTCGCCTCGCTGTACTTCGCGTTCACCGACTACAACCTCTTCAACACACCGAAGTGGGTCGGCCTCGACAACTTCACCAGGATGTTCGACGACCCCCGGTGGCAGAAGTCGGTGGAGGTGACGGCGAAGTACGTCGTCATCGGCACGCCGCTGAAGCTGCTCCTCGCCCTCGGTGTCGCTCTGCTCCTCGCGCAGAGCCGCCGCGGACAGGCGTTCTACCGGGCCGCGTTCTACGCCCCCTCGCTCATCGGCGCCAGCGTCTCGGTCGCCTTCGTCTGGCGGTCGATCTTCTCCGACGACGCCATCGTGGACCGCACGATGTCCGTCTTCGGCATCCACGTGGGCGGCTGGGTCGGCAACCCCGACTGGATTCTGTACTGCCTGGTGGCGCTCACCGTCTGGCAGTTCGGCGCGCCCATGGTCATCTTCCTGGCCGGGCTCAAACAGGTGCCGAAGGAGCTCCACGAGGCGGCGGCGATGGACGGCGCCGGAGCCTTCCGCAGATTCTGGAACATCACGCTGCCGATGATCTCCCCGGTGCTCTTCTTCAACGTGCTGCTGGAGACGATCCACTCGTTCCAGATCTTCGCCTCGGCCTACGTCGTCTCCAACACCTACTGCGGCCCGGCCGACGCCACGCTCGTCTACACCTGCTACCTGTACCAGCAGGGGTTCAAGAACGCCCAGATGGGCTACGCCTCCGCGATGGCATGGATGCTGCTGCTCGCCGTGGCCCTCGTGACGGCGGTCCTCTTCTGGTCCCAGAAGAAGTGGGTGCACTACGAGGAGGACGCCCGATGA
- a CDS encoding ABC transporter substrate-binding protein has translation MATLGLAATTGCGGDGGTSADGTVTIRYSWWGADERAKKINETIKLFEKKHPKIKVKTDFQDYQSFWEKFQTQASGGNPPDVFQNAVTFLRKYDKRGVLLDLESQIDAGNISLSNFRAGVTKVGEVDGKQLGIPVGSNTMSLVVDKKVFQKAGVEPTAGWTWDEYFKALKTIHDKTKVPGDTGYFSIMYLYDLYLRQNGKAFYTKDGLGFDKADLTEWWQDGYNRVKAGIVTDPKIVAQDRPKSSLSAGHGASEFTWDNFTVRYTAEGNSTYGLAPIPTMDGKHTGQYLASLMLSASARTSHPKEVAQFINFMVHDPEVGKIMGYDRGILASTEQYEAFKPTDEVNKEIAQYEDDTAKAGVLGTITPHPSGADTIEAAFLRIGGDLGLGKVKVADAVKQFFDESQAAFQA, from the coding sequence GTGGCCACCCTGGGGCTGGCCGCGACGACGGGCTGCGGTGGTGACGGCGGCACCTCGGCGGACGGGACCGTGACGATCCGTTACTCGTGGTGGGGTGCCGACGAACGGGCGAAGAAGATCAACGAAACCATCAAGCTCTTCGAGAAGAAGCATCCGAAGATCAAGGTCAAAACTGACTTCCAGGACTACCAGTCTTTCTGGGAGAAGTTCCAGACGCAGGCGTCCGGCGGAAATCCCCCGGACGTATTCCAGAACGCCGTCACATTCCTTCGGAAATACGACAAGAGAGGTGTCCTCCTCGACCTCGAGTCACAGATCGACGCGGGCAATATCAGCCTGAGCAACTTCCGCGCCGGTGTCACGAAGGTCGGCGAGGTCGACGGCAAGCAGCTCGGCATTCCCGTCGGCTCCAACACCATGTCGCTCGTCGTCGACAAGAAGGTCTTCCAGAAGGCCGGTGTCGAGCCGACGGCGGGCTGGACCTGGGACGAGTACTTCAAGGCCCTCAAGACCATCCACGACAAGACCAAGGTCCCCGGGGACACGGGCTACTTCAGCATCATGTACCTGTACGACCTTTACCTCCGGCAGAACGGCAAGGCGTTCTACACCAAGGACGGACTCGGTTTCGACAAGGCCGATCTGACGGAGTGGTGGCAGGACGGCTACAACCGCGTGAAGGCCGGGATCGTCACAGACCCGAAGATTGTCGCCCAGGACCGGCCCAAGTCCTCGCTCTCGGCCGGGCACGGGGCGTCCGAATTCACCTGGGACAACTTCACGGTCCGTTACACCGCCGAGGGGAACAGCACCTACGGTCTAGCGCCGATCCCCACCATGGACGGCAAGCACACCGGCCAGTACCTCGCCTCCCTGATGCTGAGCGCCTCCGCGCGCACCTCGCACCCGAAGGAAGTCGCCCAGTTCATCAACTTCATGGTCCATGACCCCGAGGTCGGCAAGATCATGGGCTACGACCGCGGCATCCTCGCCAGCACCGAACAGTACGAGGCCTTCAAGCCGACCGACGAGGTCAACAAGGAGATCGCGCAGTACGAGGACGACACCGCCAAGGCCGGTGTCCTCGGCACGATCACCCCGCACCCCTCCGGCGCCGACACCATCGAGGCCGCCTTCCTGCGCATCGGTGGCGACCTGGGCCTGGGCAAGGTCAAGGTCGCCGACGCGGTGAAGCAGTTCTTCGACGAGTCGCAGGCCGCGTTCCAGGCCTGA
- a CDS encoding TIGR02611 family protein, translating into MNTRSDERGEAAVAAEEPKTERGLGSRAPEFIKARRALHLSWQVGVFVIGLAVVAGGVLLLPLPGPGWLVIFAGMAIWATEFVWAQLVLRWTKRKVTEATHRALDPRVRRRNLLLTTVGVAIAAALVGVYVWKFGFVTPWNIREE; encoded by the coding sequence ATGAATACGCGGAGTGACGAGCGGGGTGAGGCCGCCGTGGCCGCTGAGGAGCCGAAGACCGAGCGGGGGCTCGGTTCCAGGGCACCGGAATTCATCAAGGCCCGACGGGCGCTGCACCTCAGCTGGCAGGTCGGCGTTTTCGTGATCGGCCTCGCGGTGGTCGCGGGCGGCGTGCTCCTGCTTCCGCTGCCGGGCCCGGGCTGGCTGGTGATCTTCGCCGGCATGGCGATCTGGGCGACCGAGTTCGTCTGGGCCCAGCTGGTGCTGCGCTGGACGAAACGCAAGGTCACGGAGGCGACGCACCGCGCGCTCGACCCCAGGGTGCGCCGGCGCAACCTCCTGCTCACGACCGTCGGCGTGGCGATCGCGGCCGCGCTGGTCGGCGTGTACGTCTGGAAGTTCGGCTTCGTGACGCCCTGGAACATCAGGGAGGAGTGA
- a CDS encoding SsgA family sporulation/cell division regulator — translation MNTTVSCELHLRLVVSSESSLPVPAGLRYDTADPYAVHATFHTGAEETVEWVFARDLLAEGLHRPTGTGDVRVWPSRSHGQGVVCIALSSPEGEALLEAPARALESFLKRTDAAVPPGTEHRHFDLDTELSHILAES, via the coding sequence ATGAACACCACGGTCAGCTGCGAGCTGCACCTGCGCCTCGTTGTGTCGAGCGAGTCCTCACTGCCTGTACCCGCGGGACTGCGGTATGACACGGCCGATCCCTACGCCGTGCACGCCACCTTCCACACCGGAGCCGAGGAGACCGTCGAGTGGGTGTTCGCCCGCGACCTCCTCGCGGAGGGCCTGCACCGGCCCACAGGGACCGGCGACGTCCGGGTCTGGCCGTCCCGCAGCCACGGTCAGGGCGTCGTCTGCATCGCCCTGAGCTCTCCGGAGGGCGAGGCCCTGCTCGAGGCCCCGGCGCGGGCCCTGGAGTCGTTCCTGAAGCGAACCGATGCGGCCGTGCCGCCCGGCACGGAGCATCGCCATTTCGATCTCGACACGGAGCTCTCCCACATCCTGGCCGAGAGCTAG